A single region of the Populus nigra chromosome 2, ddPopNigr1.1, whole genome shotgun sequence genome encodes:
- the LOC133682598 gene encoding eukaryotic translation initiation factor 4G-like → MSYNQSRSGSDKSELQYRKSGRSISSNQLRTSSQSYGKGGGGGGGGPPVPSPSSSSLSSNRSFNKKSSYVPQGGGQSSRVNVAPVVNSSDSGNNAASTIRNVQNGAAAQPPLHGTSDAPPPASSVTKPTEASATQRSARAVPKAPTSQPASISSESGAPTTPAKAPVDASKAFAFQFGSISPGFMNGMQVPARTSSAPPNLDEQKRDQARQDTFRPAPSLPTPAPKQQFQKKEVSATEQAISGEVHPLPKAKKETQVSPAPSASHSQKHSVLPVTMTSMQMQYLQPQVSVQFGGRGPQIQSQGVPPTSLQMPIPVPLQMGSAPQVQQPVFIQGIQHHPMQPQGMMRQGQNLSFTTTMGPQMPPQLGSLGMNIASQYSQQQGGKFGGQRKTSVKITDPKTHEELRLDKRTDPYPDTGPSGLRSHLNAPQSQPIPSFTPSRPINYYPSSYSTNNLFFQTPSSLPLTGGQIAPNSQPPPRFNYPVSQGPPNVPYTNASALNSLPASKSGIAIHGVAELHKSEHASDAPNAISSTPSGAVQVTIKPPVGSIGEKVVEPSLPKISPVEKGGSHKSSRSSGEASPSPSQRDSEISSESSLRQAKPVGESLVKSPPVAAKQLAEVSVDGAASTLPAQSVEAIPGVSNAEDQKKEAPSIQKKPGKKGNIEPQHQIGGQTTLSTSMSSCTVELGVFYGSGVSETAETNTAPSPSPANSEAWTKSIKEPVSTISALNPDVSEMKVENPGDGFNTVSAQGLVAGVAKTPHTTPQAMLDGSSSQEELQCEIPTTEEKGQKSLSECLKQDYSMSPAPVNSTFADIVKQDKEVSDLTGTSVGNEVPASETAQEGLVEPVTRHAANDRVSDSADVSASRNLDSADDRKPSDASLRHGDSIGNKEASVTKSSVSGQQESLPAPDLSEATAKHKGQCAENPGSGIVPHAISSSKEKPTEPTLSKSTSGKFKKKRREFLLKADLAGTTSDLYGAYKGPEEKKENVISSEVTESTSPILNQTPADALQVDSVASEKNKAEPDDWEDAADMSTPKLDSDGELSCGGLGHHDSDGNANTAKKYSRDFLLKFSEQFSKLPEGFVITSDIAEALSVNVSHPADLDSYPSPARVMDRSNSGSRIGRGSGMVDDGRWSKQPGPFGPGRDLHLDMGYGPNASFRPVAGGNHGVLRNPRAQSPGQYAGGILSGPVQSTGLQGGMQRGGSDADKWQRSVSSVYKGLIPSPHTPLQMMHKAERKYEVGKVADEEAAKQRRLKGILNKLTPQNFEKLFEQVKAVNIDNAVTLNGVISQIFDKALMEPTFCEMYANFCFHLAAELPELIEDDEKVTFKRLLLNKCQEEFERGEREQEEANKADEEGEIKKSDEEREEQRIKARRRMLGNIRLIGELYKKRMLTERIMHECIKKLLGQYQNPDEEDVESLCKLMSTIGEMIDHPKAKVHMDAYFDVMAKLSNNMKLSSRVRFMLKDAIDLRKNKWQQRRKVEGPKKIEEVHRDAAQERQLQTSRLARNPGMNSSPRRGPMDFGPRGSTMLSSPNANMGGFRGFPSQVRGHGNQDVRHEDRQSYEARTVSVPLPQRPLGDDSITLGPQGGLARGMSTRGTPAITVAPVSEISPSPSDSRRMAAGLNGVSANLERSNYSPREDLIPRYSPDRFAVPPTHDQMSGQERDMNYVHRDLRNLDRGFDRPLGSSSLTNTQGPSFAQSIPTGKIWPEEQLREMSMVTIKEFYSARDEKEVALCIKDLNSPSFHPSMISLWVTDSFERKDMDRDLLAKLLASLARSQDCILDSNQLVKGFESVLTTLEDAVTDAPKAPEFLGRILGRVVVENVVPLKEIGRLLHEGGEEPGSLLKFGLAGDVLGSVLEMIKAENGQGVLNEIRNASNLRFEDFRPPHPNRSRILEKFI, encoded by the exons aTGTCCTACAATCAATCAAGGAGTGGCAGCGATAAGAGCGAGTTACAGTATAGGAAATCAGGGCGATCCATCAGCTCTAATCAGCTACGGACTTCCTCTCAATCTTACGGTAAGGGCGgtggtggcggcggcggcggcccCCCAGTCCCTTCaccgtcttcttcttctctttcctcCAATCGCAG TTTCAATAAGAAGTCTAGTTATGTTCCACAAGGAGGAGGGCAATCTAGTAGGGTAAATGTGGCACCTGTTGTGAATTCTTCCGATTCCGGTAATAACGCTGCTTCTACAATCCGTAATGTACAGAATGGTGCCGCGGCGCAACCCCCATTACATG gaacATCTGATGCTCCGCCGCCTGCAAGCAGTGTTACCAAGCCGACAGAAGCATCAGCTACTCAGAGGAGTGCCCGAGCTGTTCCAAAGGCTCCAACTTCTCAACCTGCCAGCATAAGTTCGGAGAGTGGAGCACCCACTACACCTGCCAAGG CCCCAGTAGATGCATCTAAGGCGTTTGCGTTTCAATTTGGGTCCATTAGTCCTGGCTTTATGAACGGGATGCAG GTTCCTGCTCGAACAAGCTCAGCTCCCCCGAATTTGGATGAGCAGAAACGTGACCAG GCACGCCAAGATACATTTAGGCCTGCTCCTTCATTACCGACTCCTGCTCCGAAGCAGCAATTTCAGAAGAAGGAAGTGAGCGCAACAGAACAAGCTATCTCTGGGGAGGTTCATCCGCTTCCCAAGGCCAAAAAGGAGACACAGGTCTCACCTGCACCATCTGCGAGCCACTCACAGAAGCATTCTGTTCTTCCAGTTACTATGACTTCTATGCAAATGCAATATCTGCAGCCACAGGTCTCTGTGCAGTTTGGTGGCCGAGGCCCACAAATTCAGTCCCAGGGTGTTCCACCAACTTCTCTTCAGATGCCAATTCCAGTGCCATTGCAGATGGGCAGTGCTCCTCAAGTGCAACAGCCAGTGTTTATTCAAGGTATCCAACATCATCCTATGCAGCCTCAGGGAATGATGCGTCAAGGTCAAAACTTGAGTTTTACGACCACAATGGGTCCTCAGATGCCTCCTCAGTTAGGCAGCTTAGGAATGAACATTGCCTCACAATATTCTCAACAACAGGGTGGTAAATTTGGTGGTCAGCGTAAAACATCTGTCAAGATTACTGATCCAAAGACACATGAAGAGCTGAGGCTTGATAAACGGACAGATCCATATCCAGACACTGGACCATCAGGCCTAAGGTCTCATCTCAATGCTCCCCAGTCCCAGCCAATTCCATCATTTACACCTTCACGTCCAATTAACTATTATCCTAGTTCTTACagtacaaataatttattttttcaaactccaAGCTCTCTACCATTAACTGGTGGCCAAATAGCACCAAATTCTCAGCCACCACCTAGGTTTAATTATCCTGTTAGCCAGGGGCCCCCAAATGTTCCATATACCAATGCATCTGCTCTTAATTCTCTTCCAGCTAGTAAGTCTGGGATTGCAATTCACGGTGTTGCCGAACTGCATAAATCAGAACATGCCAGTGATGCACCTAATGCAATCTCCTCAACTCCATCTGGAGCAGTACAAGTGACCATTAAACCACCTGTTGGTTCTATTGGAGAGAAAGTTGTGGAGCCATCTTTGCCAAAGATCTCTCCTGTCGAAAAGGGCGGATCCCACAAATCCTCAAGGTCATCTGGGGAAGCTAGCCCGTCTCCTTCTCAAAGAGATTCAGAGATTTCATCAGAAAGCTCTTTACGGCAGGCAAAACCTGTTGGTGAATCGCTGGTCAAGTCACCTCCAGTGGCAGCGAAACAGCTTGCAGAGGTTTCTGTTGATGGTGCAGCATCTACTTTGCCAGCTCAGTCTGTGGAGGCAATACCAGGTGTATCCAATGCTGAAGACCAAAAAAAGGAAGCTCCGAGTATTCAGAAGAAACCAGGCAAGAAAGGAAATATTGAGCCTCAGCATCAG attggTGGACAGACTACCTTGTCCACAAGCATGTCTTCTTGCACTGTGGAGCTTGGTGTATTTTATGGCAGTGGAGTTTCTGAAACTGCAGAAACTAATACAGCTCCTTCCCCATCACCAGCAAACAGTGAAGCTTGGACAAAATCAATCAAGGAACCAGTGTCAACAATTTCTGCTTTGAATCCTGATGTTTCTGAAATGAAGGTTGAGAATCCTGGAGATGGTTTTAACACTGTTTCAGCTCAGGGTCTTGTTGCTGGAGTTGCTAAAACCCCACACACCACTCCACAAGCTATGCTGGATGGTTCCTCCTCACAGGAAGAACTACAATGTGAAATTCCAACTACAGAAGAGAAAGGACAGAAATCACTGTCTGAATGTCTTAAACAAGATTACAGCATGTCTCCAGCACCAGTTAATTCAACATTTGCAGACATTGTCAAGCAAGATAAAGAGGTATCTGATTTGACAGGGACATCTGTTGGCAATGAGGTCCCAGCCTCAGAAACTGCACAGGAGGGTCTGGTGGAACCTGTGACTCGCCACGCAGCAAATGACAGGGTATCAGATAGTGCGGATGTCTCTGCATCCAGAAATTTAGATTCTGCCGATGATAGAAAGCCTTCAGATGCATCTTTGAGGCACGGTGATAGCATAGGTAATAAAGAAGCTTCTGTTACAAAATCAAGTGTATCAGGTCAGCAGGAATCTCTTCCAGCACCTGATCTTTCCGAGGCAACTGCAAAACACAAAGGGCAATGTGCGGAAAACCCCGGCAGTGGAATAGTCCCCCATGCAATATCTAGTTCCAAAGAAAAACCCACTGAGCCGACTTTATCAAAGAGTACCTCTGGTAAAtttaagaagaagagaagagaatttCTTCTGAAAGCAGATCTTGCTGGGACTACTTCTGATCTTTATGGGGCATATAAAGGCCctgaggaaaagaaagaaaatgtcaTATCGTCAGAAGTCACAGAAAGCACCAGCCCTATTCTGAATCAGACACCTGCTGATGCCCTGCAGGTTGACTCTGTAGCAAGCGAGAAAAATAAAGCCGAGCCAGATGATTGGGAAGATGCTGCTGACATGTCTACACCGAAACTGGATAGTGATGGGGAACTATCATGTGGAGGATTGGGACACCATGATTCAGATGGGAATGCGAATACAGCCAAAAAATATTCGAGAGATTTCCTCCTTAAATTTTCTGAGCAATTTTCTAAACTTCCTGAAGGTTTTGTAATTACATCTGATATAGCAGAGGCTTTGAGTGTCAACGTTTCACATCCTGCTGATCTTGATTCTTACCCCAGTCCTGCAAGAGTTATGGACAGGTCTAATAGTGGATCTCGAATAGGACGTGGGAGTGGCATGGTTGATGATGGCCGATGGAGTAAACAGCCTGGTCCATTTGGTCCAGGAAGGGATTTGCACTTGGATATGGGTTATGGACCTAATGCCAGTTTTAGACCTGTTGCAGGAGGCAACCATGGTGTTCTGAGGAACCCGCGAGCACAGAGTCCTGGACAGTATGCAGGAGGGATTTTATCTGGACCCGTACAATCAACGGGTCTGCAGGGAGGGATGCAAAGAGGTGGCTCAGATGCTGACAAATGGCAGCGTTCTGTTAGTTCTGTGTATAAAGGATTGATTCCTTCTCCGCATACTCCATTACAGATGATGCACAAAGCTGAGAGAAAGTATGAAGTGGGTAAAGTGGCAGATGAAGAAGCAGCCAAACAAAGACGGTTGAAAGGCATATTGAACAAGTTAACTCCTCAGAATTTCGAGAAGCTTTTTGAGCAAGTAAAAGCTGTTAACATTGACAATGCTGTGACACTTAACGGCGTTATCTCACAGATCTTTGACAAAGCTTTAATGGAGCCCACATTCTGTGAAATGTATGCTAATTTCTGCTTTCATCTAGCAGCAGAGTTGCCTGAACtcattgaagatgatgaaaaggTGACTTTCAAGAGGTTACTTCTGAACAAGTGCCAGGAGGAATTTGAGAGAGGGGAGCGAGAGCAAGAGGAAGCTAATAAAGCTGATGAAGAGGGTGAGATTAAAAAGTCTGATGAGGAAAGAGAAGAACAGAGAATCAAGGCACGGAGACGAATGCTTGGTAACATAAGACTAATTGGTGAGctctataaaaaaagaatgttgacTGAAAGAATAATGCATGAGTGCATCAAAAAGTTGCTGGGCCAATATCAGAATCCCGACGAGGAGGATGTTGAGTCTCTTTGTAAACTAATGAGCACTATTGGAGAGATGATTGACCATCCCAAAGCTAAGGTGCATATGGATGCATATTTTGACGTGATGgcaaaattatcaaacaacatGAAACTCTCATCTAGGGTTAGATTTATGTTGAAGGATGCAATTGATTTGAGGAAAAACAAATGGCAGCAGAGGAGGAAGGTTGAAGGGCCGAAAAAGATCGAGGAAGTGCACAGAGATGCTGCTCAAGAACGACAGCTGCAAACTAGTAGGCTGGCTCGCAATCCTGGCATGAATTCTTCTCCAAGAAGGGGCCCTATGGATTTTGGTCCGAGAGGGTCAACAATGTTATCTTCTCCAAATGCTAATATGGGTGGTTTCCGAGGGTTTCCTTCTCAGGTCCGTGGGCATGGCAACCAGGATGTTCGGCATGAGGACAGACAATCTTACGAGGCTAGGACTGTGTCTGTTCCCTTACCTCAAAGACCTCTTGGTGATGATTCGATTACTTTGGGTCCCCAAGGTGGTCTTGCAAGAGGAATGTCCACTAGAGGAACACCTGCTATTACAGTTGCTCCTGTATCTGAGATTTCTCCAAGCCCAAGTGACTCGAGAAGAATGGCAGCTGGTTTGAATGGTGTTAGTGCCAATTTAGAACGATCAAATTATAGCCCAAGGGAAGATCTCATTCCAAGATATTCTCCTGACAGATTTGCAGTTCCACCTACTCATGATCAAATGAGTGGTCAGGAACGGGATATGAATTATGTTCACAGGGACCTGAGGAATCTAGATCGTGGTTTTGATAGGCCATTGGGATCATCATCACTAACAAATACACAAGGGCCATCTTTTGCCCAGAGTATTCCAACAGGAAAGATATGGCCTGAAGAACAACTGCGAGAAATGTCCATGGTCACAATAAAAGAATTTTACAG TGCCAGAGATGAGAAAGAAGTTGCTCTATGCATAAAAGATTTGAATTCCCCAAGTTTCCACCCTTCAATGATCTCTCTCTGGGTCACAGACTCATTTGAAAGGAAGGACATGGATAGAGATCTTTTGGCTAAGCTTCTTGCCAGTCTTGCAAGATCCCAGGATTGCATTTTGGATTCAAATCAGCTCGTCAAAGG GTTTGAATCAGTTCTGACTACCTTGGAGGATGCTGTAACTGATGCCCCCAAAGCACCAGAATTTCTTGGACGCATCTTGGGCAGAGTTGTTGTAGAAAATGTTGTTCCACTAAAAGAGATTGGGCGGTTATTGCATGAAGGCGGAGAGGAGCCGGGTAGCCTTCTTAAGTTTGGGCTTGCAGGGGACGTTCTTGGAAGTGTTTTGGAGATGATCAAAGCAGAGAACGGACAAGGTGTCTTAAATGAGATTCGCAACGCCTCCAATTTGCGTTTCGAAGATTTCCGGCCTCCACATCCTAACAGGTCAAGGATACTGGAGAAGTTTATTTAG
- the LOC133682599 gene encoding metacaspase-1, producing the protein MYSYMLVNCSNCQTPLQLPPGAESIRCVICQAVTHVAVHSRHAPPPSNPTTRPPPSTLAPPSPYNHAPPGPPPNQHGRKKAVIVGISYKYSRHELKGCINDAKCMRHLLMTKFQFPQNSILMLTEEETDPYRIPNKQNMRMALFWLVQGCQPGDSLLFHYSGHGSRQRNYNGDEVDGYDETLCPLDFETQGMIVDDEINATIVRPLPHGVRLHAIIDACHSGTVLDLPFLCRMDRNGQYVWEDHRPRSGIWKGTNGGDVISLSGCDDDQTSADTSALSKITSTGAMTFCFIQAIERGHGTTYGSILNAMRTTIRNTGGNNLGGGDVVTSLIGMLLTGGSGVGGLRQEPQLTSCEPFDVYTRPFSL; encoded by the exons ATGTACAGTTACATGCTTGTAAATTGTTCCAATTGCCAGACTCCGCTCCAGCTACCACCGGGTGCCGAATCCATCCGCTGTGTTATCTGTCAAGCTGTAACTCACGTTGCTGTCCACTCTCGCCATGCTCCTCCACCATCAAACCCCACCACTCGTCCTCCTCCTTCGACGCTCGCACCACCGTCCCCCTACAACCACGCGCCACCGGGCCCTCCACCAAACCAACACGGAAGAAAAAAGGCAGTTATTGTTGGGATTTCGTACAAGTACTCGAGGCACGAGTTAAAGGGGTGTATCAATGATGCAAAGTGCATGCGTCATCTTTTGATGACCAAGTTTCAGTTCCCTCAAAATTCTATTCTGATGTTAACTG AAGAAGAAACTGACCCCTACAGAATTCCCAACAAACAAAACATGAGGATGGCATTATTTTGGCTTGTACAAGGTTGTCAACCTGGAGATTCCTTGCTTTTTCACTATTCTGGACATGGTTCAAGGCAAAGAAATTATAATGGTGATGAGGTTGATGGGTATGATGAAACTCTATGTCCACTTGACTTTGAAACTCAAGGTATGATTGTTGATGATGAAATCAATGCAACAATTGTCAGACCTCTTCCTCATGGTGTTAGGCTTCACGCAATTATTGATGCTTGCCATAGTGGCACTGTATTGGATCTACCCTTCCTTTGCAGAATGGACAG GAACGGGCAGTATGTATGGGAGGACCATCGTCCACGATCAGGTATATGGAAAGGGACAAATGGTGGAGATGTCATTTCTTTAAGTGGTTGTGATGACGATCAAACCTCTGCTGATACATCT GCTTTATCAAAGATAACTTCGACAGGTGCAATGACCTTTTGCTTCATCCAAGCCATTGAGCGTGGACATGGCACTACGTATGGGAGCATTCTAAACGCAATGCGTACCACTATTCGAAATACTGGTGGTAATAACCTTGGCGGGGGGGATGTTGTGACATCTCTCATCGGCATGCTCTTGACAGGAGGCAGTGGTGTTGGTGGGCTGAGACAG GAGCCACAGCTAACTTCTTGCGAGCCTTTTGATGTTTATACAAGACCGTTTTCTCTTTAA
- the LOC133682544 gene encoding large ribosomal subunit protein eL43, whose amino-acid sequence MTKRTKKAGIVGKYGTRYGASLRKQIKKMEVSQHSKFFCEFCGKYAVKRKAVGIWGCKDCGKVKAGGAYTLNTASAVTVRSTIRRLREQTES is encoded by the exons ATG ACCAAGAGAACCAAGAAGGCCGGTATTGTTGGGAAGTATG GTACCCGTTATGGTGCTAGTTTGAGGAAGCAGATTAAGAAGATGGAGGTCAGTCAGCACAGCAAGTTCTTCTGTGAGTTCTGCGGCAAG TATGCTGTTAAGAGGAAGGCTGTTGGTATCTGGGGTTGCAAGGATTGTGGCAAAGTGAAAGCTGGAGGTGCTTACACTTTGAA TACTGCTAGTGCCGTGACTGTCAGGAGTACCATCCGTAGGCTGAGGGAGCAGACCGAGagttaa
- the LOC133682543 gene encoding uncharacterized protein LOC133682543, with amino-acid sequence MHQKKSEIQIGKESTGISSDFSTTLNPQLLFLHHFQQQNDPITPPSSSSSPTPYKRPLLTTTTHHSQTPHRSNSLFKSPTIYHFATTHQPQSFFSVTTAVKAAAFRFFRRRLARLKVHLRLILLLSLPFFYFLVSHPSHSFLLDFLSAFAFSAALLLSLNLALPRLPSIRLFLSRSFAINKLRNSASRSPIPVFWSIGSRSKPEKRATSGCFVQVYSNGDVYEGEFHKGKFSGSGVYYYYMSGRYEGDWVDGKYDGYGVETWARGSRYRGQYRQGLRHGFGVYRFYTGDVYAGEWSNGQTHGCGVHTCEDGSRYVGEFKWGVKHGLGHYHFRNGDTYAGEYFADKMHGFGVYHFANGHRYEGAWHEGRRQGLGMYTFRNGETQSGHWQNGIHDVPSTQNTSYPVSPVAVYHSKVLNAVQEARTASEKAYDVAKVDERVNRAVAAANRAANAARVAAVKAVQKQMHRNNNNGNIPIV; translated from the exons ATGCATCAGAAGAAATCAGAAATCCAAATCGGAAAAGAAAGCACCGGCATCTCTTCCGATTTCTCAACCACGTTAAACCCGCAATTACTCTTCCTCCACCACTTCCAACAACAGAATGACCCGATTACCCCTCCTTCTTCCAGTTCCTCCCCAACTCCTTACAAAAGACCTCTCTTAACGACGACGACCCATCATAGCCAAACCCCTCATCGTTCCAATTCGCTCTTTAAATCCCCTACCATTTACCATTTTGCTACCACCCATCAACCCCAATCTTTCTTTTCTGTCACTACTGCCGTTAAAGCCGCTGCCTTTCGTTTTTTCCGCCGCCGCTTGGCTCGCCTGAAAGTGCACCTACGCTTGATTCTCTTGCTCTCGCTTcccttcttttatttcttggtCTCGCACCCGAGTCATTcgtttttgcttgattttttgtCTGCTTTTGCATTTTCTGCTGCTTTGTTATTGTCTCTGAATTTAGCTCTGCCTAGATTGCCTTCAATTCGGCTGTTTTTATCGCGGTCATTTGCAATCAATAAGCTTAGGAATTCAGCATCTAGATCGCCTATACCGGTGTTCTGGTCAATAGGGTCGAGGTCGAAACCAGAGAAAAGGGCGACTTCTGGCTGCTTTGTTCAGGTTTATAGTAACGGGGATGTCTATGAAGGTGAATTTCACAAGGGAAAGTTTTCAGGAAGCggggtttattattattatatgagtGGAAGATATGAAGGTGATTGGGTTGATGGGAAATATGATGGCTATGGAGTGGAAACTTGGGCTAGAGGGAGTCGATATCGAGGGCAATATAGGCAAGGACTCAGACATGGATTTGGTGTGTATAGGTTTTATACCGGAGATGTTTATGCTGGTGAATGGTCTAATGGACAAACTCATGGCTGTGGAGTTCATACTTGTGAGGATGGGAGTCGGTATGTTGGTGAATTCAAGTGGGGTGTCAAGCACGGGCTTGGGCATTACCATTTCAG gaATGGGGATACATATGCTGGAGAATATTTCGCAGACAAGATGCATGGATTTGGTGTCTATCATTTTGCAAATGGGCATCGGTACGAGGGAGCCTGGCATGAGGGTAGAAGGCAAGGCCTTGGAATGTACACATTCAGAAATGGGGAGACTCAGTCTGGTCACTGGCAAAATGGAATTCATGATGTCCCGAGCACGCAGAACACCTCTTATCCTGTATCTCCTGTTGCTGTTTATCATTCCAAAGTGCTCAATGCAGTGCAG GAAGCACGTACAGCATCAGAAAAGGCCTATGATGTTGCAAAAGTTGATGAAAGGGTAAATAGGGCAGTAGCGGCAGCTAACAGAGCAGCTAATGCAGCTAGAGTGGCAGCAGTTAAGGCTGTTCAGAAACAAATGCATCGCAATAATAACAACGGTAACATTCCAATTGTGTGA